The Chryseobacterium suipulveris genome window below encodes:
- a CDS encoding SDR family NAD(P)-dependent oxidoreductase, producing MLFANEGAKVVVSDINEAHGNEVVEEIKNNGGEAIFVKADSSSPEDYKRLVEETVKNFGKLDIAVNNAGIGGEINKAGDMSVEGWKKVIDIYLSGVFYGVKYQAPEMVKNGSGSIINLITGSYYPVDGGYLAV from the coding sequence ATTCTGTTCGCCAACGAAGGAGCAAAAGTTGTAGTTAGCGACATCAATGAAGCCCACGGAAACGAGGTTGTTGAAGAAATCAAAAACAATGGAGGTGAAGCCATTTTCGTAAAAGCGGATTCTTCAAGTCCTGAAGATTACAAGAGACTGGTAGAAGAAACTGTAAAGAATTTTGGCAAACTTGATATTGCGGTGAACAACGCAGGAATCGGCGGTGAAATCAACAAAGCAGGTGATATGTCAGTAGAAGGCTGGAAAAAAGTGATTGACATCTACCTTTCCGGAGTTTTCTATGGCGTAAAATACCAAGCACCCGAAATGGTGAAAAACGGTAGCGGAAGTATCATTAACCTTATCACGGGTTCCTATTATCCTGTTGACGGTGGTTATCTTGCAGTTTAG
- the ychF gene encoding redox-regulated ATPase YchF, whose protein sequence is MKCGIVGLPNVGKSTLFNCLSNAKAQSANYPFCTIEPNLGTVSVPDPRLNKLEELVNPERVVPAVVEIVDIAGLVKGASKGEGLGNQFLANIRECEAIIHVLRCFDNGNIVHVEGSVDPIRDKEIIDIELQLKDLETVGKAVDKAKKFIKSGKKEDILAYETLVALQKFLEDGRNAREFETNDLTKSIIDEVHLLTKKPILYVCNVDENSIKNGNEWIPKVEEMAKNEGAEVVVLAAQIEADINELETYEERQMFLEELGLEEPGVNRLIRKAYDLLHLQTYFTAGVKEVRAWTIGKGWTAPQAAGVIHTDFEKGFIRAEVISYENFVNYGSEAKVKEAGKMGVEGKEYIVQDGDVMHFRFNV, encoded by the coding sequence ATGAAATGTGGAATCGTAGGTCTTCCGAATGTTGGGAAGTCAACTCTTTTTAACTGTTTAAGCAATGCCAAAGCGCAAAGCGCGAATTATCCGTTCTGTACCATCGAGCCGAATCTTGGAACTGTTTCTGTTCCAGATCCGCGTCTGAATAAATTAGAGGAACTGGTAAATCCGGAGCGCGTAGTTCCTGCAGTTGTTGAAATTGTGGATATTGCCGGCTTGGTAAAGGGAGCTTCAAAAGGAGAAGGTCTTGGAAACCAGTTTTTGGCAAATATCCGTGAGTGTGAGGCGATTATCCATGTTTTGAGATGTTTCGACAATGGAAATATCGTTCACGTTGAAGGTTCTGTTGATCCAATCAGAGACAAAGAAATCATCGATATTGAACTTCAGTTAAAAGATTTGGAAACCGTTGGAAAAGCCGTAGATAAAGCAAAGAAATTCATCAAATCAGGAAAAAAGGAAGATATCTTGGCTTATGAAACTTTGGTTGCTCTTCAGAAATTTCTCGAAGACGGCAGAAATGCAAGAGAATTTGAAACGAATGATTTGACCAAATCGATTATTGATGAAGTTCACCTTCTAACGAAAAAGCCAATCCTATACGTTTGCAATGTGGATGAAAATTCCATCAAGAACGGAAACGAATGGATTCCGAAAGTAGAGGAAATGGCTAAAAATGAAGGGGCAGAAGTAGTGGTTCTCGCTGCACAAATCGAAGCCGATATCAACGAGCTTGAAACTTATGAAGAAAGACAGATGTTTCTGGAAGAATTGGGATTGGAAGAACCAGGCGTAAACCGACTCATCAGAAAAGCTTATGATTTACTGCATCTTCAAACCTATTTCACAGCAGGAGTTAAGGAAGTTCGCGCATGGACGATTGGTAAAGGATGGACCGCACCTCAAGCAGCAGGAGTGATCCATACCGATTTCGAGAAAGGATTTATCCGTGCCGAAGTGATTTCTTATGAAAATTTCGTGAACTACGGTTCCGAAGCCAAAGTAAAAGAAGCCGGAAAAATGGGTGTTGAAGGTAAGGAATATATCGTGCAGGACGGTGATGTGATGCATTTCAGGTTCAACGTATAA
- a CDS encoding response regulator: MEKKYKLTIVDDHNIIIDGLVMLLGFEKNIEIGKTYNDGYQLIDDLRSGAENPDMVLLDLMMPKLNGLQCSRLLKQEFPHLKILILSMNCDAKVINELINKIGVEGYLNKSVSRKELVEGISLIRNGYIHLSQEASQCLDNYREKLIQNDHINLSIREKEIVHLMISGNSNREIAAKLFISESTVETHRKNIYRKTDTHSLPKLIQMVHDLNLLEST, encoded by the coding sequence ATGGAAAAGAAATATAAGCTCACTATTGTTGACGACCATAATATCATCATTGACGGACTGGTTATGTTGCTGGGATTTGAAAAAAACATCGAAATTGGCAAGACTTATAATGACGGTTACCAGCTTATTGATGATTTGCGATCAGGCGCAGAAAATCCCGATATGGTTCTGCTGGATCTGATGATGCCTAAATTAAATGGTCTGCAATGTTCGAGACTTTTGAAACAGGAATTTCCTCACCTCAAAATACTAATTCTCTCGATGAACTGTGATGCAAAAGTTATTAATGAACTCATCAACAAGATTGGAGTAGAAGGTTATCTCAATAAGTCGGTTTCCCGGAAAGAACTCGTCGAGGGAATCTCGCTAATTCGCAACGGATACATCCATCTTTCCCAAGAAGCATCGCAGTGTCTTGACAATTATAGAGAAAAATTAATCCAAAATGACCACATCAACCTCTCAATAAGGGAAAAAGAAATTGTTCATTTAATGATTTCAGGAAACAGTAACCGGGAAATTGCTGCAAAACTCTTCATCAGCGAGAGCACGGTAGAAACCCACCGAAAAAACATCTACAGAAAAACAGATACACATTCGCTGCCCAAACTCATCCAGATGGTTCATGACCTGAACCTTTTGGAAAGCACTTAA
- a CDS encoding tetratricopeptide repeat-containing sensor histidine kinase — MSIPYRYCFISLLFAVTFFNGQDLQKLIGQLKEELPKTADEQRKAVIYSDLAWYYSSVSIDSALAYGKKAEKKATELGDQNLLSQIFSDLGAVYFRQNDFKNSEKFYLKSYAIRKSLNNVAGIAKLNNNLASVYQSTFQYKKAMEMYLEALSYFEKTGDEKNVNIAKLNLGLLFVDLKNPDQAISYINESIGYFERQEKTVEVSNKLCENYLNLGKAYQLKKDYSSAENYYKKSESICGTVGNKQGIAFSKRNLANLGILRKKKADSADLIKIQESKKAREEFNSKVDKESNQLEIAQSYISLKKFSEAKKILLKILPVFEKEKSEENLMSAYKLLTTVYNELRISDSANAYFQQYINMNDKLVNTSVINQSTELEKKYQTLKKDKEILESKNKLLYRNIYILSLLGLLVLGIVYYRNYQNRQKIKLQKEILHQQDLATKAVMNAEDNERKRMAIHLHDGVGQMLSATNLNLQVLEEYHDDPEGFEMVINKTRNILTDAMTEVRTLSHQIMPNMLIKNSLSNALKELIDKSNSPKLHINLNIDGLQDNLNENVQIVMFRVIQECINNTIKHAFASEIFITVKQDPQGILATFRDNGKGFDIDSSQSKSHGIGLENIKSRIEFLKGTFMLESEKAKGTTVIVKIPL; from the coding sequence ATGTCAATTCCATATCGATACTGTTTCATCTCACTTTTATTTGCCGTCACTTTTTTTAATGGTCAGGATTTGCAGAAGCTAATCGGTCAGCTTAAGGAAGAACTCCCCAAAACAGCAGATGAGCAAAGAAAGGCAGTAATTTATTCTGATCTTGCATGGTATTATTCGAGTGTTTCCATTGATTCTGCGCTTGCTTACGGTAAAAAGGCCGAGAAAAAGGCAACCGAACTGGGTGATCAGAATCTTCTGTCACAGATTTTCAGTGATCTTGGAGCAGTTTATTTCCGGCAGAATGATTTCAAAAATTCTGAAAAGTTCTACTTAAAATCTTACGCCATTCGAAAATCTCTCAACAATGTCGCAGGAATTGCGAAGCTCAATAATAACTTGGCTTCTGTTTACCAGAGTACATTCCAGTACAAAAAAGCGATGGAGATGTACCTCGAAGCGCTAAGTTATTTTGAAAAAACAGGGGACGAAAAAAACGTCAATATAGCCAAACTTAATTTAGGACTTCTCTTTGTTGATCTTAAAAATCCCGATCAGGCAATTTCTTATATTAATGAAAGTATCGGATATTTTGAAAGACAGGAAAAAACAGTGGAAGTTTCCAACAAACTCTGTGAAAATTACCTGAATCTCGGCAAGGCTTATCAGTTAAAAAAGGATTACAGCAGTGCCGAGAATTACTACAAAAAAAGCGAGTCAATCTGTGGAACCGTCGGTAATAAGCAGGGAATCGCATTTAGCAAAAGAAATCTTGCTAATCTGGGAATCCTAAGAAAAAAGAAGGCAGATTCAGCGGATTTGATTAAAATTCAGGAATCAAAAAAGGCGAGGGAAGAGTTCAACTCGAAAGTTGACAAAGAAAGTAACCAGTTGGAAATTGCGCAAAGTTATATTTCGCTGAAAAAGTTCTCGGAAGCAAAAAAGATACTGCTTAAGATTTTACCTGTTTTTGAAAAAGAAAAATCCGAGGAAAATCTAATGAGTGCCTATAAGTTGCTCACGACTGTGTATAACGAGCTCCGAATCTCCGATAGTGCAAATGCATACTTCCAGCAATATATTAATATGAACGACAAATTGGTGAATACTTCCGTAATCAACCAATCCACCGAGCTTGAAAAAAAATATCAAACCTTAAAAAAAGACAAGGAAATCCTCGAGAGCAAAAACAAACTCCTCTACAGAAATATTTACATTTTGTCTCTTTTGGGGCTTTTGGTTTTAGGTATTGTTTACTATCGAAATTATCAGAACCGGCAGAAAATAAAGCTTCAGAAAGAAATTCTTCATCAGCAGGATTTGGCAACCAAAGCGGTAATGAATGCCGAAGACAATGAAAGGAAAAGAATGGCAATACACCTTCACGATGGGGTTGGACAAATGCTTAGCGCCACCAATCTCAACCTCCAAGTATTGGAAGAATACCACGACGATCCCGAAGGTTTCGAAATGGTCATCAACAAAACACGAAATATTTTGACCGACGCGATGACGGAAGTACGCACACTATCTCACCAAATTATGCCGAATATGCTCATCAAGAACAGCTTGAGCAATGCCTTGAAAGAGCTCATCGATAAAAGCAACTCCCCAAAACTGCACATTAACTTAAATATCGACGGATTGCAGGATAACCTCAACGAAAATGTACAGATTGTGATGTTCCGTGTAATTCAGGAATGTATCAACAACACCATCAAACATGCTTTTGCCTCCGAAATATTTATTACAGTAAAACAGGACCCACAAGGAATTTTAGCAACCTTCCGCGACAACGGCAAAGGATTCGATATAGATTCCAGCCAATCAAAATCCCACGGTATTGGTTTGGAGAATATCAAATCCAGAATTGAATTTCTAAAAGGAACCTTCATGCTCGAAAGTGAAAAAGCAAAAGGAACAACAGTTATTGTAAAAATCCCTCTGTAA
- a CDS encoding response regulator transcription factor, translating into MKVGIVEDNLLNRKIIKEKLLPYEDIQIVVVADNGESFFEKMEQMEKKDFPQVVLIDLEMPLLDGISTISISSVKYPQIKFIVLTIFEDNDKIFEAIRAGASGYLLKEDKAVNIVEAITNVLEYDGIPMSPAIARRAMNLLKESGKTSAKTLENTKENSVLSEREMEILKEIVRGNSPHEIAERLFISPNTVRTHVNNIYKKLHINSRSQAINIAYKNKWIE; encoded by the coding sequence ATGAAAGTAGGAATTGTTGAAGACAACCTTCTAAACCGAAAAATCATCAAGGAGAAACTTCTTCCGTATGAAGACATTCAAATCGTGGTTGTAGCTGATAACGGAGAGAGTTTTTTTGAAAAAATGGAACAAATGGAGAAGAAGGATTTTCCACAGGTCGTGCTCATCGACCTTGAAATGCCGCTGTTAGATGGAATTTCCACCATTTCGATATCGTCAGTAAAATATCCTCAGATCAAATTTATTGTGTTGACCATTTTCGAAGACAACGACAAAATATTTGAAGCAATCCGGGCAGGAGCGAGCGGCTATCTTTTAAAGGAGGATAAAGCTGTAAATATCGTTGAAGCAATAACAAACGTACTGGAATATGACGGAATCCCGATGAGTCCCGCGATCGCAAGAAGAGCAATGAATCTTTTAAAGGAAAGTGGAAAAACTTCTGCCAAAACGCTCGAAAATACTAAAGAAAATTCAGTGCTAAGTGAGCGCGAAATGGAAATTCTGAAAGAGATCGTGCGCGGAAATTCACCACACGAAATTGCGGAACGGCTTTTCATTAGTCCAAATACGGTGAGAACCCACGTGAACAATATTTACAAAAAGCTTCACATCAATTCCCGAAGCCAGGCCATCAATATCGCCTATAAGAATAAATGGATTGAATAA
- a CDS encoding sensor histidine kinase, producing MHYRDPAVLILNITVIVILSFLIIPTLFNHRERLMVRISYSIIFLVVIVNCISNLIIFYFEKYELLGFHFIFMFVPFLFGPAIYFYVMGFNGEINKKVWPHLIIPGIAFLYGLTYFFKPDGEKAQIISDIAKGNHLPYNLINTAVMSVPMYYFVVSKLWIRNLKLNENDSLYKQQIIKKKWSNEFVNYIMFSVFSFLVITIIATFIFEVPSTYLDLIGMPIYFPFLYSIIAVRSNMISKDLEIQYALSKAENEARLQEQRSSISRDLHDNIGAYANSLLLKIDHLSRDIDEKKPEQIKDLKENAEQILSLLRQTIWVLKNDEVSAESFFDHLKQYAMKCFDNTQMKVNFEENISNNRILTSAQASNIFRIAQEALQNIMKHSDAKNIIISLSSGEHFELCIADDGKGLDYENAVNGFGLQNMDERAQQIKMKTSVESSEGQGTKVFVTDNYA from the coding sequence ATGCATTACAGAGATCCCGCGGTTCTGATACTCAACATTACCGTTATCGTCATCCTTTCGTTTCTTATCATTCCGACGCTTTTCAACCATCGCGAGAGATTGATGGTCAGGATTTCGTATTCCATTATTTTCCTCGTCGTCATTGTAAACTGCATCAGCAATCTGATCATTTTTTATTTTGAAAAATACGAGCTGCTCGGTTTTCATTTTATCTTCATGTTTGTACCATTCCTATTCGGACCCGCAATCTATTTTTATGTAATGGGATTTAATGGAGAAATCAACAAAAAAGTATGGCCACACCTCATTATTCCCGGGATTGCTTTTTTGTACGGACTTACTTACTTCTTTAAGCCAGATGGTGAAAAAGCCCAAATTATTTCGGATATTGCCAAAGGAAACCATTTGCCTTACAATCTTATCAACACAGCGGTCATGTCGGTTCCTATGTATTACTTTGTGGTTTCCAAACTATGGATCAGAAATCTAAAGCTGAACGAAAATGATTCGTTGTACAAGCAACAAATTATCAAAAAGAAATGGTCCAACGAATTTGTGAATTATATTATGTTCAGCGTATTTTCATTTCTTGTTATTACCATCATCGCAACTTTCATCTTTGAGGTTCCGTCAACCTACCTAGATCTGATCGGTATGCCGATTTATTTTCCTTTTCTGTATTCGATCATTGCCGTTCGGAGCAACATGATTTCGAAGGATTTGGAGATTCAGTATGCCTTATCGAAGGCAGAAAACGAAGCACGACTTCAGGAGCAACGCAGCAGTATTTCCCGCGACCTCCACGACAATATCGGAGCGTATGCAAACAGTTTGCTGCTAAAGATAGACCATCTTTCAAGAGATATCGATGAAAAAAAACCAGAACAAATTAAGGATTTAAAGGAGAATGCCGAACAAATTCTCAGCTTACTGAGGCAAACTATATGGGTGCTTAAAAATGATGAAGTCTCGGCGGAATCTTTCTTTGACCATTTGAAGCAGTATGCGATGAAGTGTTTTGACAATACGCAGATGAAAGTAAATTTTGAAGAAAATATCTCCAACAACCGCATTCTCACTTCTGCTCAGGCAAGCAATATTTTCAGAATTGCACAGGAGGCGCTCCAGAATATCATGAAACATTCTGATGCAAAAAATATCATAATTTCGTTGAGCAGTGGTGAGCATTTTGAACTGTGTATTGCTGATGATGGGAAGGGACTTGACTATGAGAATGCAGTCAATGGCTTCGGTTTGCAAAATATGGACGAAAGAGCACAGCAAATAAAGATGAAGACCTCTGTTGAATCTTCTGAAGGACAGGGAACCAAGGTCTTTGTTACCGATAATTACGCTTAA
- the gpmI gene encoding 2,3-bisphosphoglycerate-independent phosphoglycerate mutase, with the protein MSKKAILAILDGWGLGTDPKVSAIAQANTPFIDSCYEKFPHTTLEASGIAVGLPFGQMGNSEVGHMNLGAGRVVYQNLVKLNMAVENATLGKENAITDAFQYAIQNNKKVHFIGLVSDGGVHSHINHLKGLLTAAHEFGLQKNVFVHAFTDGRDCDPHSGKSFIEEILNHMKMTTGKLATVIGRYYAMDRDKRWERVKLAYDAMVNGVGKETMEPVHAIQKSYDEGITDEFLKPIVCTSTNSNKLPVAQIAEGDVVFCFNFRTDRGREITEVLSQQDFPDYGMHHLNLYYVTMTNYDKDFKNVKVVFDEEVLQETMGEILERNGKTQIRVAETEKYPHVTFFFSGGREEQFVGERRILCPSPKDVPTYDFKPEMSAYDITEKILPEIKSESADFICLNFANTDMVGHTGVFSAAVKAAETVDQCIEKVATAGYEHGYAVFILADHGNSDVMINPDGSPNTQHSTNLVPLIVMDKDRTWNLKPGKLGDVAPSILKVMGVEIPEVMTGEVLVS; encoded by the coding sequence ATGTCAAAGAAAGCCATCTTAGCAATCCTCGACGGATGGGGTTTAGGAACCGACCCAAAAGTGTCCGCAATTGCACAGGCAAACACTCCCTTTATCGATTCATGCTACGAGAAATTTCCACACACCACACTTGAAGCCAGTGGAATCGCAGTTGGTTTACCTTTCGGTCAAATGGGAAATTCTGAAGTGGGACACATGAATCTGGGAGCAGGTAGAGTAGTGTACCAGAATTTGGTGAAACTCAATATGGCGGTGGAAAATGCAACTTTAGGAAAAGAGAATGCCATCACCGATGCTTTTCAGTATGCTATACAAAACAATAAGAAAGTTCACTTCATTGGTCTTGTTTCCGATGGTGGTGTTCACTCGCACATTAACCATTTGAAGGGACTATTGACTGCCGCTCATGAATTTGGGCTTCAGAAAAATGTTTTCGTACACGCTTTTACAGATGGGCGCGACTGTGATCCGCATTCAGGGAAAAGTTTCATTGAAGAAATCCTTAACCACATGAAAATGACCACCGGAAAGTTGGCAACCGTAATTGGAAGGTATTACGCAATGGATCGCGACAAAAGATGGGAACGGGTGAAACTTGCTTATGACGCGATGGTAAATGGAGTAGGCAAGGAAACAATGGAGCCGGTTCACGCAATCCAAAAATCGTATGACGAGGGAATTACCGACGAATTCCTGAAGCCAATCGTATGCACATCAACTAATTCGAATAAGCTTCCAGTTGCACAGATTGCAGAAGGAGATGTTGTTTTCTGTTTCAATTTCAGAACAGACCGAGGTCGGGAAATTACGGAAGTGCTTTCACAGCAGGATTTCCCAGATTACGGAATGCATCACTTGAATCTTTATTATGTGACGATGACCAATTATGATAAGGATTTCAAGAATGTGAAGGTGGTTTTTGATGAAGAAGTTCTGCAGGAAACCATGGGCGAAATCCTCGAAAGAAATGGAAAAACCCAGATCCGCGTCGCTGAAACCGAGAAGTATCCGCACGTTACCTTTTTCTTTTCAGGAGGTAGAGAAGAGCAGTTCGTTGGTGAAAGGAGAATTCTTTGTCCGAGTCCGAAAGATGTTCCGACCTATGATTTCAAACCGGAAATGTCTGCATACGACATCACCGAAAAAATTCTTCCGGAAATCAAAAGTGAAAGTGCAGATTTCATTTGCTTGAATTTTGCAAATACCGATATGGTAGGACACACCGGCGTTTTTTCTGCAGCGGTTAAAGCTGCGGAAACCGTTGACCAGTGCATCGAAAAAGTTGCAACTGCAGGTTACGAACACGGTTACGCAGTTTTCATTTTGGCCGACCACGGAAATTCTGATGTGATGATTAATCCCGACGGAAGTCCGAACACACAGCATTCAACCAATCTGGTTCCTTTGATCGTGATGGATAAAGACCGTACCTGGAATCTGAAACCGGGAAAACTGGGAGATGTCGCTCCTTCGATTCTTAAAGTAATGGGAGTTGAGATTCCTGAAGTGATGACGGGAGAAGTTCTGGTGAGTTAA
- a CDS encoding SIR2 family NAD-dependent protein deacylase, translating to MKKKLVVLSGAGISAESGVKTFRDSDGLWENHRIEDVASPEGFARNPQMVLDFYNARRKQLNEVLPNDAHKILAELEKDFDVEIITQNVDDLHERAGSSKVVHLHGELKKARPVNSDSKVIPWEGDLNLGDLNFEGIQLRPHIVWFGEMVPEMNKAIAITEKADIFLVIGTSMQVYPAAGLIHYIPEDCEVFVIDPNLENSYTKDSHCFKMTASEGMKKLSEILQKERG from the coding sequence ATGAAGAAGAAACTCGTGGTCCTTTCCGGTGCGGGAATTTCTGCCGAGAGTGGAGTTAAAACTTTTCGGGATTCTGACGGTTTATGGGAAAATCACAGAATTGAAGATGTGGCAAGTCCCGAAGGTTTTGCCCGAAATCCGCAGATGGTTTTAGATTTTTATAATGCGCGAAGGAAGCAGCTGAACGAAGTTTTACCCAACGATGCCCACAAAATTCTCGCAGAACTCGAGAAGGATTTCGATGTAGAAATCATTACCCAAAATGTTGATGATCTGCATGAAAGAGCGGGTTCGAGCAAAGTAGTCCATCTTCATGGCGAGCTTAAGAAAGCACGACCGGTAAACTCGGACTCAAAAGTAATTCCGTGGGAAGGAGACCTAAATCTCGGTGATCTCAATTTTGAGGGAATCCAGCTCCGTCCGCACATCGTGTGGTTTGGCGAAATGGTTCCTGAAATGAACAAGGCGATCGCAATTACCGAGAAAGCTGATATTTTTCTGGTAATCGGAACCTCGATGCAGGTTTATCCTGCGGCGGGCTTAATTCACTACATTCCGGAAGATTGCGAAGTTTTCGTAATCGATCCAAATCTTGAGAATTCCTACACGAAAGATTCACACTGCTTTAAAATGACAGCTTCTGAGGGAATGAAGAAACTTTCTGAAATACTGCAAAAAGAAAGAGGATAG
- a CDS encoding response regulator transcription factor has protein sequence MKKIAIAIVDDHKLVSKALENMISFNPNFEVTMTCFNGADFLDALSTVEQMPDVVLMDINMPMKDGIETTAELKKRYPQMKVIALTMEDNENTIIKMVKAGANGYLLKDMSPDILFDAINIVYEKGNFYTDLLSETLSKIRIEEKFTEKIKEELKDKELEFIKLSCSELTYREIADKMFVSPRTIDGYRDSVFLKLGVKTRVGIVLFAIKNNLD, from the coding sequence ATGAAAAAGATAGCGATTGCAATCGTTGATGACCATAAACTCGTGTCGAAAGCACTTGAAAACATGATCTCTTTCAACCCGAATTTCGAAGTAACGATGACCTGTTTTAACGGTGCAGATTTTTTGGATGCACTATCTACAGTTGAACAAATGCCCGATGTTGTTCTGATGGATATTAACATGCCGATGAAGGACGGAATTGAGACTACCGCAGAACTGAAAAAGCGATATCCTCAAATGAAAGTAATCGCACTCACCATGGAAGACAACGAAAATACCATCATCAAGATGGTGAAAGCGGGAGCGAACGGTTATCTGCTAAAAGACATGTCGCCAGATATTCTTTTTGACGCAATTAATATCGTGTATGAAAAGGGAAATTTTTATACCGACCTTCTTTCTGAAACTTTGTCGAAAATTAGAATTGAGGAAAAGTTCACCGAAAAAATAAAAGAGGAATTAAAGGACAAAGAACTAGAATTCATCAAACTTTCATGTTCGGAACTCACTTATCGAGAAATAGCTGATAAGATGTTCGTAAGTCCAAGAACCATTGATGGTTACCGGGATTCGGTATTTCTGAAACTTGGGGTCAAGACAAGAGTTGGAATCGTGCTTTTTGCAATAAAAAACAATCTTGACTGA
- a CDS encoding sensor histidine kinase: MKLTETDSLLALTTFIVLILLLMMVLVYNVFIKKKSQLLLSQQKKEALFKQELAISQVEIKEQTLNYIGQELHDDVGQKLSVARLMTNKMAYSDEQSRQQIVEEINLLIGECLQDIRNLSKVFITRQVEHFGFVESLEREINRIKRLELMEVEYSNSNKYLYLDNNHALILFRIIQESINNVIKHSKARKFSLIVLDTEDMITIEISDNGVGFDQNTMYNGSGLENMQNRAKLINSEFHIESSENRGTKITINYYKQ, from the coding sequence ATGAAACTTACGGAAACCGATTCTTTACTTGCACTTACCACCTTCATCGTCCTGATCCTGCTTTTGATGATGGTGTTGGTTTATAATGTATTCATCAAGAAAAAATCGCAACTTCTATTAAGTCAACAGAAAAAAGAAGCCCTTTTTAAACAGGAACTTGCCATATCACAGGTTGAGATCAAAGAGCAAACACTAAACTATATTGGTCAGGAACTTCATGACGACGTGGGACAAAAACTTTCGGTTGCGCGCTTAATGACCAATAAGATGGCATATTCCGATGAGCAGTCCAGACAGCAGATCGTGGAGGAAATCAATCTCCTGATTGGCGAATGCTTGCAGGATATCCGAAATCTTTCAAAAGTATTTATCACAAGACAAGTGGAGCATTTTGGTTTTGTAGAATCTCTGGAAAGAGAAATTAACCGAATCAAAAGACTTGAACTGATGGAAGTGGAATATAGCAACAGCAACAAGTATCTTTATTTAGACAATAACCACGCATTGATTCTTTTTCGAATCATCCAGGAATCTATCAACAATGTCATCAAACATTCAAAAGCCAGAAAGTTTTCACTGATTGTTCTTGATACCGAAGATATGATTACCATCGAAATCTCTGACAATGGAGTCGGTTTTGATCAGAACACAATGTACAACGGAAGCGGATTAGAGAATATGCAGAACCGGGCAAAGCTTATTAATTCTGAATTCCACATCGAATCAAGTGAAAACCGAGGAACCAAAATAACAATCAATTACTACAAACAATGA
- a CDS encoding YggS family pyridoxal phosphate-dependent enzyme → MQNHSETIENYRNILSKLPPNVELVAVSKTHPAEIIRQVYDEGQRVFGENKVQELVEKQAVLPKDIRWHLIGHLQTNKVKYIADFVDTIQSVDSEKLLLEINKQAEKHQRKIKVLLQIKIAEEETKFGLEISEAKELFLDYLNGKFPNVEIIGLMGMATFTDNEQQLRKEFSVLKQVFDKLSLQRDLKTLSMGMSNDYPIAISCGANSVRIGSAIFRHRNYA, encoded by the coding sequence ATGCAGAATCATTCTGAAACGATAGAAAATTACAGAAATATTCTCTCGAAACTTCCCCCAAATGTCGAACTGGTCGCAGTCTCTAAAACTCACCCCGCTGAAATTATTCGACAGGTTTACGATGAGGGACAAAGAGTCTTTGGCGAAAACAAAGTTCAGGAACTGGTCGAAAAACAGGCAGTATTGCCAAAAGATATTCGATGGCATCTTATCGGTCATCTTCAGACCAACAAGGTAAAGTACATCGCTGACTTTGTCGACACCATTCAAAGCGTCGATTCCGAAAAACTTTTATTAGAAATCAATAAACAGGCAGAGAAACACCAAAGAAAAATAAAAGTTCTGCTCCAGATTAAAATCGCAGAGGAAGAAACAAAATTTGGTCTTGAAATCAGTGAGGCAAAAGAGCTTTTTCTTGATTATCTGAATGGTAAGTTTCCCAATGTCGAAATTATAGGATTGATGGGAATGGCGACTTTTACCGATAACGAACAGCAACTGAGGAAGGAGTTTTCGGTTTTGAAGCAGGTTTTCGATAAACTGTCGCTGCAACGAGACCTTAAGACGCTGTCAATGGGAATGAGCAACGATTATCCGATCGCGATCTCATGCGGCGCCAACTCCGTGAGAATTGGTTCGGCAATTTTTAGGCATAGAAATTATGCTTAA